GTCTCTACCGCTTTATCCCCTTGACTTTACACATAAAATGTTGCAGAAATAGGTTTCTGTGCCTTGGCAGATTGATGTTTGAACATGTCTGAACTTGTAGTATTAAATAATGTAAGAATGTGATACCTTGCATATCTTGCAGGTAAATGGCTTTTCTCCTGTATGGATCCTTAGGTGCCTCTTAAGATCATGGCCCATGTAGAAAGCTGTCGGACAATGAGGACAATGAAACCGCTTCTCTCCTGTATGAATGGCCTCATGGCGCTCCAGGTATGCCATACGATGGAAGGAAAGTCCACACTGGAAACACTGGAATGGCCTTTCACCTCTGTGGACCTTCTCGTGTTGGTCAACTTGGCGCTTCTCCTTGAAGGTCTTTGAACAGTACTGACATTGGTGAGGACGGTCACTACTGTGAGTTATGGTGTGCCGCTGGAGCGTTCCCTTGTTCGCGAAGCCTCTCTCACAGATGGAACATGTATACGGTCGTAGACCATGAACTCTGACCTTGTGCCGCAGCAGTGATACCATTCGCTTGAAGACATCCTTACAAAGCTCACAGGTTAAAGTATTTTCTTCAGTACATGTTTTACTATGCTCCAAGAAGGACTTCTTTAGTGTGAAAGTCTTGGAGCAGACCTTACAGGAGAAGGGCTTCACACCATGTGCGGTGTCCAGGTGCCGATGAAGCTGAGACTCATACCTGAAGCCACTGCTGCATTGGTCACACCTGAATCTCTCAGGGTCCTTATGCTCCCGGGCATGGGTCATGAGGGCATTCCGTCCAGTGAAGGTTTCTCCACATTCTTTGCAATGATACAGATGATGCTGTATGCCATGGCACTTCAGCTCATGGCGCAACACATAACACTGCTTCTGAAATGTCCTGTGACAAACATGGCAAGAAAGCCTCTCGTTGTCAGTTGAAGTATGCTCTTTCTTCGCAGAACTTGAAGGCTTTGCATTTATTTTCCTATAGGCTTtatctgctgctgctgctgctctCTGCCTTGTCAtctatcaaaatttaaaaacaagaaaacacaaataaaaatttgaaaaaaaattgattaaaaagtatTTGCACTATTTTCCCAAAAGGATAGAATtgaatcaatttcaatttttcatatgaTGAGTGTAAAAcatttatattacaaaactgaaaaataatACTACAGGAGGTTTAAAGCATAAAATTAAGGATGAAAACCAAGTGTACAAATAACAACATCTATAACTCAATCTTGAATTTCATTTACAAGGCAAAATGGCGAATACATTaggaaaatgaatttaaaaagggaaatatctatgtacagtgtatgaaagctaatatgaagaaagaaataagttACCCTGAGAACTGGTCTTGCAGACGGACCCTTCTGCTTTGTagtcttctttttctttgcaACCATGTTTTTTCCTGGAGAAAGACACACTTGCAATAGATTATAAATGTTAACCTGGCTTCTCGAAACAGGCTTGTTAACCATCTAAACTGAAAGGATAACCTAACACTGTATTAagatattgaattgatttacAAATAGCAAAGGTAAGAAATAAGTTACCCTGAGAAAATGGTCTTGCGGACCGGATTAGTATCTGGactttgaaaaatgataatttagaATTTACTAATAGACTGGGGGGGAGGATTACACCCCCATGGCTGTCTTGTAAGTCCAAATAACCCAGCTCTGTAATATTAAATAGGTGTGGTAGGAGAAAAACAGTCACGCTACCTGTATGTATCGTCATATGATCTTTGAGCTCCATAAAGAGGCTGAACCGTTGATCACATTCTCTACAGTCATGCGACAATGTCTTCACATGTTTCTTTTCATGTTCTGACAGCGCCTGCAGGTCTCTGAAGCTCTTATTACACCTCTGGCAAGTGAAGGGTTTCTGATGGATCCGCTCGTGTATCCTGACAGCCTGTTTCCGGGCAAAGCCTTTCCCACAGTGTGTGCAGTGGAACGGCCTCTCCCCAGTGTGGATGCGGTCGTGGCGCTTCAGGTCGCTGCTGATGTTGAATGTGGAAGGGCAGTGAGGACAGGAGAAGAGGCGTTTGCCAGTGTGGGTGAGGACGTGCCGCTTCAGGTGCTGTTTCTGGCGGAAGACGAGATGGCAGGTTTCGCACCGGTGTGGTTTGGCCCCATCATGGATCGACATGTGACCTtttgtaagaaaagaagagaatccTACAAGTTATAAAGTTGCTATCTATATGTAAAAAGAGTCTGAAATGTATCAAGACTTTATGCATTTGTGGTATTAATAAAACTGATGCGTCTGATGCAGCAAGACTACAGTGAGCGCGAAGCAACCACTACCTATActaaaattaaatttaacagTAGGCCCTAAATGTTCATTTCAATGCATCTTACATGTAAAggagactgccccccccccccttggcatCCTATTACATAAACCTCACCAGATCCACTAGCTGAAGCTTCACTTATCTATGTACAAAGAAAGTAAGAATATAAgagatatgcaaatgagaatgaGGCAGTGAGTGAAAAGAGGGAATCTTACATGTACCTGTAAGATATCTCTTGATGGAAAGTTCTTTCACAAGAAAATTTAGAATTTCAAAGAGAAAAACAGTAAGGTAGGAACTCTATTTACCTCTAAGGTAAATTCCATTTTGAAAGGTTTTCCGACATGAATTCTAGAATTTAGTActcagaaagaaaaatagaaagtgAGGAGCTATATGGTTACCTTTAAGATGGCTTTTTTGTTTGAAGGTTTTctcacactgtgaacacttgAAAGGTCTCTCCTCACTGTGGGCATTGCGTTCATGTTCTTTGAGATGGCCTTTCAACTTGAAAGATCTATCACACTTTGAGCAGGCATAAGGTCTGTCATCAGAATGAGCATAAATCtgttaaaaaacaaacacacagTCATCAGCAGAAAAAAACGTCAGCACTGGACACATTGAACACTCAATTTGTGAGCAGATCAAGAACAATTAAAATTTAAGTTAAAActtaaaatagaattaaaagaTTATGAAAACTTTTTAATAGACTGGGTGAATTTTGAGTCCTTGTTTGAAATACATAGCTTTGTTAGTGtcaaatcattatttcaattatgAATCATGAGGCTGAAACTGCCTGTTGTCTGGTCTGTCTGTATTTTCTACCCTAGAACAATCATTACTATCATGAAGAAACAGActcataaaattttcaaaattaaaaccTCCAAATATACTTACCTCGTGTTGCTGTAGGTTACACTTGAGGGTGAATGTCTTCAGACAGGTAGGACAGGAGAATGGTCTTGGTCCTTGCCCTCTGGATGGTTTAGTTGGCTTGATGACAGATTCTGTTTGGGTCACACCTACAGCAGTCAGAACACTCATGGGAAAGGTGTGGGTTGGCAGAACAGACTGTTGCTTGTGTAAAGGATGGGCAGGGACTGTCGAGGAACATAGTCGTAAGGAACCTCCAGGGCGATTCATGCTTCCTCCTTCAGTGTCTTTGGTAAATGGAGATACCACTGAAACTGAGCTCAATATTGGTTTCTGGAATCTTGAACTATCCTTTTTTATGTGGTCTTTTTGCCCCGTATGGCGGCATTGATTGCTTTGAATGACAGAAAATGTGCCAGGAGCTGCAGTTGGTCCCCCGATGTGTGTCTGCATCATTCTCGCTTCATTTGTAGTTGTTGGTGTTTTGTCACCAATGGAGTAGAGCTGGCTTGCAACTTGACTAACAGTTTGCATGCTATGATTTCCATCCTTATCTGAAGAAAAACTTGAAGCCCATTTCACATGAGCTTCTGATGTTGGAGTTAGATTCGCAAGAGTATACTTGATTTTGCTTTGGGCCTCTTCCCGCTCCTGGCACTGGTTCAATGCGATTGGTATTGCTGATTGGGTAGCTCCTGATCTGGCACTACACTCTGATCCCAGCTCTTTGGGAAGATTCATGGACGAGACTGGTAGTTTATCACTCTCCCTGTGTGTGTCTTCCCCTGATTGCCAGTGGTGTGTAGAGGAAGCAACAGGGTAACCTTGTGAAGATGTGTTCACAGTCTGTAGCTGTGTTAGAGTAAAATCATGGCCACTGGGTTTCCTGGTGGTTGGATGTTGTTCAATAGGTTCATAAAGATGAGCTGGTTGAACTTGAGGGATTGCACCCAGTCCTGTTGGTAATAAACTTCCAACACTGATGAATGGAGAGAGCTCAAAGATTTGATGGTGTGTGGCACAATGCTGGGACAGTTGTAGGGCTGATGGGAATTGAGTCCCACAACAACTGCACAGGAAGAATGGCCCTGCAGAAGAATCAGAGGTAATAGAATACTAGTACTTGAAGTATAGTCTATTcattaaagaaaactgacattaaaataattgtcattgggaaaaaaattcatttaattccaCACCTTTACATTTTGTTCGATAGATTGCTTGTAGCAGGTGGAAATTTCAATTAAATGATACAGCAGTTACTATACAATTAGATTGAAAAACCACAAAAATGGACTTCCCTGTTTTACAATATTAGTTTTGTAAAAAATTTTTTTAGCAAAACTAAATGAGTGTTTTTAGCCTCTATAGCAAATCAGGCTATCCCCATAGTCCAGGCACATGGAATCAATACCCCTGCATATATCTCATCAACTTGGAGtgattttcactttttgagtcTGACTTTGAACTTCAATTTTAAGGAAGTTAAAATAGGCAGAAACAAATTTGAGCAGGTCCTCGTTTAAATAAATTCACGGTTATACTTTCGGCCACTCACACAAGTATGTGAAGTTAGTATCGTGTGATGGATATTGTCTTATTGTCACAACGTGATTCACAGAATTAAATTGCTTTTAAACATCAGCTCTCAAGCTGgttgaacagtttttttttcttgcatagCTGATTTGAGATATTTCTGTTTGGGTAGGTGGTATTCAAAATGTATCTTGTTTTGATTAGAATTAAGGAAGGGCATATACTTAAGTTAGAGTAAGATGTCtagttttagttttttttttcattttcacactcaattgttttgtgtgtgtgaggttTAGTTTTGTTGATGTTAGAATAAGAATTAAGATCTAACTTACACCTCTCAAACACAGACAACAAAAGGGGCATTCACTGTGATACATTTTATCTCGTAAAAGGAAGAAATGACAGATTTAGAAGAGCTGAAAAATACTTAAGTCTGACTGAGTGTAACTCACAATTAGAGTCGCAAGCACACGTATCACTCAGTATCAAAAATCGAGATCAACACAACAAGGGACACTTTGTATGGGACTAAGTAAGCAAGTTTTTGTGTCGATTAGGCTACTCACAGATGGTGCAAATTGCCAGAATTACCACACCATATTtgaaataaaggaaacattTGTATAGAAATATATGCAACGAATACTAACCAGCATCCATTGTCCACAAATTTGCTACTGATAATAATCCCCGGCATTAATTCGTACTCCGTTGATTCCCTTCGCAGACGGTCTCATCCAAAGCTGAGAAAACAACATCGATGACGTCATATTCCTGGCCAATCAATGGCAGCATCGCTGTCATTATGCCGTCTTCGACGTGGGACGGATCACTTTAGAATAATGTTAGGTTGTTTGCTCTTTTCTACCgcctccccctaaaaaaatagaatgtagaataagaaagaatAAGACAAAGCTACGAAatagcgagggggggggggtgactaaACCCTCATCCAAACTCACAGACCAAAGCaacacaaatgaaaataattatgcatctataaatatttttttgataattagTCTACTTCGGGTCTACTTCGGGTCTACTTCCTTACCCTTTAGTGAGAAAGTCAACATATACAAGGCAATCTGTAAGATGATATCCTTAAAGGAACACTGATGATtatcaaatgtaaataaatggACTAATATTAACTGTGCAAAACACAGagaatttcaccaaaatttgataaattattgaatttagcaatattttgttacaTAGGGAGTACGCTgtaaatgaaaatgcaaaaggtgggctgatgattttATGTTtccaatatctttttttctcatgTCATTTATTTAGATTATGGTCATGCTGTTGTAAAAATGACAGATTTTCAGTTATTCATTAAGACACAAAGAATTATGTGGATTAAAAGACTTATAATGGGAGAGcccaaaatgaaatggaaacaatatttCAGATACTTAGCAGACGGTATGGCAGGATTGCAAATTTTGTTTAGTAACCTCACATTGAATTTGATAGGATTTGAACTGCCAGAATTTTATACTGAAATGTTAGATGCATGGTTCAAtaagaaattgtttttacttaaagaagagaagaatgaaagaaatgagatcattttttcaataataggTTCATCCGTTTGAAAGGACAAACATATTATAATGAAAAGCTgtttttgaagaaaatttatAAACTCCATCATATTGTAGATAAAGATGGGAAGATGAAGTCTATCTCGACCTTTCAAAAAATGGGTTTGGATcgttttgaaatagaaaagataCTCGAAATTTTTAATAACATTCCATACTTTTGGAAGGACTCGCTGAAAAAAGAGGGTCAAAGTTCCATAGATAGTGAGTTAATTttggattttcaatcaaaagGTAGGACTTTTGACTTGCAAGATATCACatcaaaaataatatatgataCTCTTGTAAGTATGAAATCAGAGGGTAGCTAGGGTTGAGGGGAGGGAAGCAGGCCGCGCTTCCTGGGCTTGGATgggatgtgggggggggggagtagttGGGATGGGAGGGCCTTTTCACTTCGTTTACTCATTCAGTTCAATTGCGTCGCTATAAATTCTTTTGTTGTTATATCCATCTTGTTCTTGATGACTcgaatgttatattttgtattttttgtgtatgtacaattcttttttgtattatgaataatcatttattttactttgtgaacagtgttttgttaatatactattgtatgtatgattttgaactgaatgatttaataaaaactacttcaaaaaaaaaattaagcgatattataatcatttcatacatttattttcaaacatgtatgtatgatatctctgttgtaaacaaaaaatattacatcGATGTATAGCTTTTTAAAGGTTAAAGGGGTTCAaaccccttcattttttttaaaccgattTTTTTGCCTGTCCTTTTTGGTAAGAAATGGCCTACACTTTTTGGTGAATACCTTATTTGGGGTGTGAAACGCCCTCAACTTTTTGGTGAagacatttttgttttgcttgtaaaCTTTTCATTCagcactccccccccccctcttcaaaAATTCTGCGTACGCTTCTGAAAAGAACATATCCTCAAACACTGGAGAATCTAACCCACATGAAAAGTTGTTTAGAGGGGGAAATCAGTCAAGCATATTGGTGagagtttgaacaatatcgacTAACAAAAAgaagttttgaatatttaaaatttgttttaaaaaatggtaaTCACTACTCCTAAGGAGACTTTGAATAGGCCGCATTGGCGGTGCcattttgatgtacatgtaaggtaTATAGGGACGACTCTTTCATTAGCTCCAATACACAAACTGTCtaaaattctttcttttttcgaAGACTTTGCTTTCATCAGAGTACATAAAAAAGTATGCGGTATATTTTCCTTACTGCCCCATTTGAATAGGTACTTATGAGAAAAGCCACAAATCGCTAGAAAATCTAAGGGAAATCCGACCCAAATGAAATCTTGTTATTAgagggaaaaaaaaatcagacaagttgaagggtaaaagtttgaacaattccggaaaaataataagaaagttgctaatttgaaatttacatgctCTTGCATTTGGGGATCTCAATTCTAAAACAGCCATAACCCTCTtgtttgtccaatttctttcaaacgtTAACcatcctgtttttcttcttttttttttttcaacacaaattttatgaccaaggttggattccccttcaAGTGCAAATCCTATGGAAAAGTTGTCCATACCACTTGACATAACATCTTAACTAATTAACTGCAGGCCAAATTGATATTTATGTGGCCTTTGGATTCCCTATAAAATGGGACTGCAATTCTTCTAGTTGTATAATGTGTACAGCTATATGGACAGTCACTGAGTGAAAGGAAGAACTTGAAGTCCAAATTctttttgagatttttgcacAAGTCATGGAAGGAGAGTGAAGTGCTATATTTGTTAAATCCTCAAAAACAATCAAGAACACATTTTATTTGAAGGGGTGATGAGTCAAATATCacatttctaaatattttgtcTCTGCAACTTTAATTTTACTCCAATTTTCTCAAATCTCTCTCCTTCCAGTCTGATTCTTCTTTCCCACATGAGAAACTTCTTGATCCTAAATTATACTTACTCACATCTTGTGTACTGTTCCTTTAACTCCCCTTCCCTTCCCACTTTCTCTCTCTTATCCGCTCCAAAAAAATTCAACGTCATTTCAAATGGGCTCAGCaggtcaggggggggggggggggagggatctTGGGTTTAAAGTGTTACATTACCCTGCATATTTCAAAGGATATCAAGACAGTTGTAGAAATTACGTTAATTtctatacttttttaaattattgatatgttaattaaaaaattattcatatcaAATGCAATTTTCCAATTACAGCACACCTTATTTACAacatatctatatatttttaaagggcAATCAtaagaaatgtttttatttatagtGTGCTTTTACAAGactattcattcaattttctttgaatttaaattcaattcagaCCCCCCCCTTCCCCGAGAGCAAATCCTTGTTGGAATGGGGTCAACCCGAAGGAGACTGCCGCATATACAAGGTCTTGGGTGATTGCAAAATTCTTGTTACAGCATAATCAGCCACCTCCTGCTGGTTAAGACTTTTCCTTTAATATGTTACCCTTTGTATATCACATGATCTTGCATTTTCTTGCTCTGTATTCTTCTGAAGCTATTCTTCGTTTAAACTAATATCATTCCAGTAAGACACAACACACGAACCAGTATAATTGAAGACACATTtgcatataaatcattttatatacatCATAATGTAAGTCATATGTGGacaaaagtttttaaaaacaaaagaataaaagaaggaataaGGAAGAGGAGATcaggtaaagaaaaaaatttgataaaacCTAAATTTTAAAGGTAAGGAACATACATTTGTTTATGTGTACATTAAACCATATAAATAACAGAACACAATTTAATGAACTAATTTCAGGACTGAAACATGATTGAAATCATTACTTGAAAGGGTATCAGTATTGCATCACAGGCCAGGTGGGTGATTCACAAAGAGTTGTGTGACTATAAGTCATGCTTAGTGCTGACATGTACATGATATGTAACACGTAATTTTATTGATTAATACGCATTAGTGCTTGTCCTCTTAGCATGATTTAAATAATGCAGTGATGCCTTTAATACAGCACAAAACTggaaattaaaggaaaataaaacctttgaaacaagatagcttgtgagaatacagacaaatcaaagaaagagatcaacaagagaaaaaataaataaataataagttaTGACCATTTGAAGTTaagatcattattgtaatgtagatgcttccattggcaatgcaacaaatatgtgtgatgtcacttgtgaacaactctcccaattactttagtatatatttcacttaagctgcctcttttattacatctatcggtagatcatgtgttctttctataggagggtatgttataaatattttcaaagagTACATTATGGATGAAGcatttgtatcaccataagagcAAAAAGGAGACATGTTgtggtattttatagtccattaAATGGAAAGTTGCTCaaacatctttgttgcattgccattgggaggatctccatagcataagTGATCACAATGTtcaaatcagtggcgtacctaggattttccacaggggggggggggcaaattcgtccacccatttgacaagcaaaaaaaataaaaatttgacaagcaaaaaaaaaaagatcttcaaccacaaatataggatttcgtaccagaaaaaaaggtcttcatgCTTGTCAGGGGGgacagggatacgtcctttgcatgggttgtgactggTCAGGGGGAAGCAGACTGCCCCCCCATAGGTATGCTAGTGgttcaaatgttcataactttctcataatttgtctgatttttctcaaactttctttgatttttcttttccaaacaagcccaaaggtttcattcccctttatttaaagtcttttgtGAAACACACCCTAGGCAAAAAAAAGGCATTGTGAGGATTCACTTTACGCTGTGATGCCCCATGCATCCAGACAAGCATGAAGTGTATACAAGAGATATGCAGTTGGAtacaaggcaaacgccaagcgttgtctcgcctgcatactGCAATCATGAAGAGACTTCATGTCAAAACTATAGGTCATGTCATTAATGGAACAAACAGATAAGGTCATGCCATTAGTTGAACAGATGCAAAAAGCATCCGaacatacagtaccagtcagatatctttaatacctgtttcgaagctatagaaagttattgtgtgtacaacacagcacagcgccagtcatggaaagttcactgacctttgaccttaatcaaattcaactcacattcgaacctgacctgcaccttcaaaagatggacctcttgtatgaatttggcactCCTACCTCGgagatatagaaagttattgtgcgTACAGCACAGCttagtgccagtcatggaaagttcattgacctttgaccttattcaaattcggctcacatttgaacttgacctgcaccttcaagagatggacctctattatgaatttggtgatccgacctcgaagatatagaaagttatcgggtgtacaacatagcacagtgccagtcatggaaagttcattgacctttgaccttattcaaattcgactcatattcaaacttgacctgtgccttcaggagatggacctctggtatgaatttggtgatcccacctcgaagctatagaaagttattgggtgtacaacacaattgttgacgacgacgccaCCGACGCCGaaaatagtgatacctatgtctcgctccgctacgcaggcgagacaaaaaccaaCATAATCTTCTCCTCAAAGAAGAATGTGGGCAAAATTACTTTGCATGACATCAGATCATCAAAATatggaatgaaaataatgaagtaCTAAATCAGTTCCAGCCCCTCTCCCgcacttttcaaagaaataatcaAAAGAATAATCAAATAATGGCAACTCTAATGTTGAATTCAATGCATGTATTCATGCAATTTTGGTAGATGGATAAAGAGATGTTGGAGTTTCCTCGAACTGATTTCTGTGCACCCTGCTTATCAATATTGTAGGTATAATCATAGTAAAGAAGATATCACTGTCTAATATTTTTTGGTAGATATATAATAGACAGCACTAAACTAATTTGTCAAAGTCAGATACGTATCAGAGCCTTTTATTACCAATTCTCACTGTCAGTCAGACAAAACAATGGGGAAATGCACAAAGCCGTTATGAAAAGATGCAGTGCCTTTATAACAGGATTCCTGCTAAAAGACACTGCACAGACTTTTGAAAAGGTACCTAACAAAAACAATTCAAACCATAAATATGTtacataatttttcaaaattgtctttGTTCTATTGTACAAATTTGATATTCAGTAGCAGTAAGTGTACGAGAGGTGTTTCATTAAGATTTGAGTCTGACTAAAAGTCATTCTGAAGTGATAACATA
This genomic window from Lytechinus variegatus isolate NC3 chromosome 10, Lvar_3.0, whole genome shotgun sequence contains:
- the LOC121422325 gene encoding zinc finger protein 850-like; the protein is MDAGPFFLCSCCGTQFPSALQLSQHCATHHQIFELSPFISVGSLLPTGLGAIPQVQPAHLYEPIEQHPTTRKPSGHDFTLTQLQTVNTSSQGYPVASSTHHWQSGEDTHRESDKLPVSSMNLPKELGSECSARSGATQSAIPIALNQCQEREEAQSKIKYTLANLTPTSEAHVKWASSFSSDKDGNHSMQTVSQVASQLYSIGDKTPTTTNEARMMQTHIGGPTAAPGTFSVIQSNQCRHTGQKDHIKKDSSRFQKPILSSVSVVSPFTKDTEGGSMNRPGGSLRLCSSTVPAHPLHKQQSVLPTHTFPMSVLTAVGVTQTESVIKPTKPSRGQGPRPFSCPTCLKTFTLKCNLQQHEIYAHSDDRPYACSKCDRSFKLKGHLKEHERNAHSEERPFKCSQCEKTFKQKSHLKGHMSIHDGAKPHRCETCHLVFRQKQHLKRHVLTHTGKRLFSCPHCPSTFNISSDLKRHDRIHTGERPFHCTHCGKGFARKQAVRIHERIHQKPFTCQRCNKSFRDLQALSEHEKKHVKTLSHDCRECDQRFSLFMELKDHMTIHTGKNMVAKKKKTTKQKGPSARPVLRMTRQRAAAAADKAYRKINAKPSSSAKKEHTSTDNERLSCHVCHRTFQKQCYVLRHELKCHGIQHHLYHCKECGETFTGRNALMTHAREHKDPERFRCDQCSSGFRYESQLHRHLDTAHGVKPFSCKVCSKTFTLKKSFLEHSKTCTEENTLTCELCKDVFKRMVSLLRHKVRVHGLRPYTCSICERGFANKGTLQRHTITHSSDRPHQCQYCSKTFKEKRQVDQHEKVHRGERPFQCFQCGLSFHRMAYLERHEAIHTGEKRFHCPHCPTAFYMGHDLKRHLRIHTGEKPFTCKICKKAFRRKAAVVYHERQVHMRKFQCSYCSRKFFTKTELDGHTVIHLGTPPPPPIPPLQIQQDKSDEANQLTRESEGEHLVSNLAPSLDTGAIQITGFSCIDMTNTSHGSHDGSDTCNTPHRPSDIPPSQSETSVPDSSQTSAPSAPSDESEVTFFLCNSCGILFSSALMLARHTQLLHNPSITINSPAYKQDPTKRGNKNNRSKGKEKGKLEVMGDARKHQICAECGEEYTSDSKAHFHECLDPSSIPISPGPEVVEEPGSDYEDQNPVGNDGPHKEKDESLYYCGECGKGFKKISSRNVHQRIHTGDKPFVCKTCNKAFSVKSNLKQHEIAKHSDERPYNCIKCSARFKQRSHLKSHEQIHDGIKKYECTICHQKFRQPSHLQRHKLVHDGIKQYKCEHCPSAFNLASDLQRHSLIHAGVKPFPCDQCEKRFRRKFQLKVHQQTHSGELPLQCPHCRKAFLDKKCFESHVSAHEGKTLHKCDACGKSFSTDYVLKRHSCKQKSVGCLKCQQCARSFKCKNSLDKHRCRRRITDS